In Sphaeramia orbicularis chromosome 1, fSphaOr1.1, whole genome shotgun sequence, a genomic segment contains:
- the rfc1 gene encoding replication factor C subunit 1 isoform X2: protein MDIRRFFAPTSAKPAVQKPAPNGNVKTEEKKKRNPPSSSDEEVKKKKKETTKVSKSEEKRKDTEKKRKKHAVIDSDSEDEKPVIKSKKSPKEKPMPSKADPPPKKDPVQYVSETDSDSDNFQSLKKVSKPKQNGTSKPAKTDTESSHSGTKQGVKSPVKPSTQGKSGLTSPVTPKLALPPQPKKTPTSVFDYFGSGAVQRSDKKLVASTKRKAPMQDPDDLMNDEQIAKQLQMEEDMELEKQVHEDEEFARTLALLDQEPLAKKARKGSDEKQSHGTSSKKSVTDSVTGSTSSPLKMDRRGSMSEDVISPSPKKSPAPIKASSKLAMMKKKDEEKEGSKSKMNISPTKMKFSPKKEPISSSISEKKFTPKAGTTPTALKASPKKPEGTSTSPDDTEKRKANTSAYRNYLNRDGPRALGSKEIPQGAENCLEGFVFVITGVLESMERDDAKSLIERYGGKVTGNVSKKTTYLVQGRDSGVSKLEKAESLGTKILDEDGLLELIRTKPGKKSKYEIAAEAESKASKTKTPPSQSKFTPKSQKISPSKGNSRSPQTPSPSKTGLAQGHKRPREAATPPGRSSGHTARRELGLSSSSASSSSAPVLSSPSQTGEGASLLWVDKYRPRSLKTVIGQQGDQSCANKLLRWLQNWHKHHSGGASKPAAKFSKFGGKDDGSGFKAALLSGPPGVGKTTTAALVCEELGYSYVEMNASCTRSKNSLKEVVAESLNNTSIENFYKGTSQTVSNKHVLIMDEVDGMAGNEDRGGIQEMIGLIRNSKIPIICMCNDRNHPKIRSLANYCFDLRFQRPRVEQIKGAMMSIAFKEGIKIPPPALNEIILASNQDVRQVIHNLSMWSAKDKVMTYDQCKSDAASARKDMKLGPFDVCRKVFVSGEETAHMSLIDKSDLFFHDYSLAPLFVQENYLHVRPAAAGSDLKSHLVLLSKTADSISDGDLVDRRIRSGQNWSLLPTQAIYASVLPGELMRGYMSQFPSFPSWLGKNSSTNKHSRIVQELASHMSLKTLSSRQAVNLDYLHYLRQALLSPLQKHGAEGAGEAVQLLDDYQLIREDVDSIMEISVWGGQPDPYSKLDSKVKAAFTRAYNKEVHLTPYSLQAVKKGRRGGGVEAELGGEGGDNEVYESEDEGVKADAMIKQKKAKPSKEPKKEKTEASGKGKGKGKGKTKK from the exons ATG GACATCAGGCGGTTTTTTGCACCGACATCAGCTAAGCCTGCGGTGCAGAAACCAGCCCCAAATGGAAACGTCAAaacagaggagaagaagaagaggaatccTCCGTCTTCTTCTGACGAGgaggtgaaaaagaaaaagaaagagaccaCCAAG GTCTCCAAATCAGAGGAGAAACGCAAAGATACTGAGAAAAAACGGAAGAAACATGCCGTCATAGATTCAG ATTCAGAGGATGAGAAGCCAGTGATTAAGTCAAAGAAATCTCCTAAGGAGAAACCAATGCCGAGCAAAGCAGATCCACCTCCTAAAAAAGATCCTGTGCAGTACGTCTCTGAAACAG ATTCAGACAGTGACAACTTTCAGTCTTTGAAGAAAGTTTCCAAACCCAAGCAGAATGGCACTTCCAAACCGGCTAAGACAGATACAGAGAGTTCTCATTCAGGAACCAAACAGGGCGTCAAGTCTCCAGTGAAGCCCTCCACACAGGGGAAGTCTGGCCTGACGTCCCCTGTCACCCCAAAATTAGCCCTCCCTCCTCagcccaaaaaaacccccacctCAGTGTTTGACTACTTTGGCAGTGGGGCTGTTCAGCGCTCAGATAAAAAACTGGTAGCCAGCACCAAACGGAAAGCT CCAATGCAGGACCCAGATGATCTGATGAATGATGAGCAAATCGCCAAACAGCTGCAGATGGAGGAGGACATGGAG TTGGAAAAGCAGGTCCATGAGGATGAGGAGTTTGCCAGGACGCTGGCTCTGCTGGATCAGGAACCACTGgctaaaaag GCTCGAAAAGGCTCTGACGAGAAACAAAGCCATGGCACGTCTTCCAAAAAGAGTGTCACAGACTCTGTTACTGGCAGCACGAGCAGCCCGTTGAAGATGGACCGAAGAGGTAGCATGTCTGAGGATGTGATTAGTCCATCTCCTAAGAAGAGCCCGGCTCCCATTAAAGCCAGTTCCAAGCTCGCCATGATGAAGAAAAAGGATGAAGAGAAGGAAGGATCCAAGAGCAAAatgaatatttcacctacaaaaatgaaattttctcccAAAAAGGAGCCCATCAGTTCATCCATTTCAGAAAAGAAGTTCACACCCAAAGCTGGAACCACACCCACTGCACTTAAAGCATCTCCTAAGAAACCAGAG GGCACAAGCACAAGTCCAGATGACACAGAGAAGAGAAAGGCCAACACCTCGGCTTACAGGAACTACCTCAACAGAGATGGTCCACGGGCTCTGGGCTCTAAGGAAATCCCACAG GGTGCAGAGAACTGTTTGGAGGGTTTTGTGTTTGTCATAACGGGGGTCCTGGAGTCAATGGAGAGGGATGACGCCAAATCCCTCATTGAGCGATATGGAGGCAAGGTGACTGGTAACGTCAGCAAAAAGACCACATACCTGGTCCAGGGCAGAGACAGCGGAGTGTCAAAACTGGAGAAG GCTGAGAGTCTCGGTACCAAGATACTGGATGAAGATGGTTTGCTGGAGCTTATCAGAACAAAACCAGGAAAGAAGTCCAAGTACGAGATTGCAGCAGAGGCTGAG agcaAAGCTTCAAAGACTAAAACTCCCCCGAGCCAGTCAAAGTTCACTCCCAAATCCCAGAAGATCTCTCCCTCCAAGGGTAACTCAAGGTCCCCCCAGACCCCGAGTCCATCTAAGACCGGCCTGGCTCAAGGCCACAAGAGACCACGAGAGGCCGCTACCCCCCCTGGGAGAAGCTCAGGTCACACAGCCAGGAGGGAGCTGGGTCTCTCCTCATCCTCCGCCTCTTCATCTTCAGCTCCAGTACTATCATCCCCCTCACAGACGGGGGAGGGAGCCAGTCTGTTGTGGGTCGACAAGTACCGCCCACGCTCGCTGAAGACTGTGATTGGCCAACAGGGCGACCAGAGCTGTGCCAATAAGCTCCTGCGTTGGCTGCAGAACTGGCACAAACACCACAGTGGCGGCGCATCAAAGCCAGCAG CAAAGTTTAGTAAGTTTGGAGGAAAAGACGACGGATCAGGGTTCAAAGCTGCTCTGCTTTCTGGACCTCCGGGGGTGGGGAAGACAACCACTGCTGCCCTGGTCTGTGAG GAGTTAGGCTACAGCTACGTAGAAATGAATGCCAGCTGTACCCGCAGCAAAAACAGCCTGAAGGAAGTCGTTGCAGAGTCGCTCAACAACACAAGCATTGAAAACTTCTACAAAG GCACATCTCAGACAGTGAGCAATAAACATGTCCTCATCATGGATGAAGTAGATGGCATGGCTGGCAATGAGGACCGCGGAGGAATTCAA GAGATGATTGGCCTGATCAGAAATTCAAAGATTCCCATCATTTGCATGTGTAATGATCGTAACCATCCAAAGATTAGGTCCCTGGCCAACTACTGCTTCGATCTGCGTTTCCAGAGGCCTCGAGTGGAGCAGATCAAG GGAGCAATGATGTCTATCGCTTTCAAGGAAGGGATAAAAATTCCTCCTCCAGCTCTAAATGAAATTATTTTGGCGTCCAATCAGGATGTCCGACAG gtgatCCACAACCTTAGCATGTGGTCGGCGAAGGACAAAGTAATGACATACGACCAGTGTAAATCTGATGCAGCCAGCGCCCGCAAGGACATGAAACTGGGTCCGTTTGACGTTTGCAGAAAGGTGTTTGTGTCTGGGGAGGAGACGGCCCACATGAGCCTCATCGACAAGTCTGACCTCTTCTTCCATGACTACTCATTAGCACCTTTGTTTGTCCAAGAGAATTACCTGCATGTTCGCCCTGCGGCTGCTGG TAGTGATCTGAAGTCTCACCTGGTGTTACTCAGCAAGACGGCTGACTCCATCAGTGATGGAGACCTGGTGGACAGACGGATCCGCTCTGGGCAGAACTGGTCTCTGCTGCCCACTCAG GCCATCTATGCCAGTGTTTTGCCGGGTGAACTCATGAGAGGCTACATGAGTCAGTTCCCATCCTTCCCCAGCTGGCTCGGCAAGAACTCTTCCACCAATAAACATTCCCGCATTGTCCAGGAGCTCGCATCACACATGAGCTTAAA GACGTTGAGCAGCAGACAGGCGGTGAACCTGGACTACCTGCACTACCTGCGGCAGGCGCTGCTCAGCCCGCTTCAGAAGCACGGAGCAGAGGGCGCTGGAGAGGCTGTTCAGCTGCTGGACGACTACCAGCTCATCAGGGAGGACGTGGACAGCATCATGGAGATCAGTGTCTGGGGCGGGCAGCCTGACCCCTACTCCAAACTGGACTCCAAG GTTAAGGCAGCGTTCACTCGGGCTTACAACAAAGAGGTTCATCTGACGCCGTATTCTCTACAAGCTGTGAAGAAGGGTCGCCGTGGTGGCGGAGTGGAAGCGGAGCTGGGAGGGGAGGGTGGAGACAATGAAGTTTACGAGTCAGAGGACGAGGGCGTCAAAGCTGATGCCATGATCAAA CAGAAGAAAGCAAAACCATCGAAAGAGCCCAAGAAGGAAAAGACAGAAGCCTCCGGGAAAGGCAAAGGCAAGGGGAAAGGCAAAACTAAGAAATGA
- the rfc1 gene encoding replication factor C subunit 1 isoform X3, which produces MDIRRFFAPTSAKPAVQKPAPNGNVKTEEKKKRNPPSSSDEEVKKKKKETTKVSKSEEKRKDTEKKRKKHAVIDSDSEDEKPVIKSKKSPKEKPMPSKADPPPKKDPVQYVSETDSDSDNFQSLKKVSKPKQNGTSKPAKTDTESSHSGTKQGVKSPVKPSTQGKSGLTSPVTPKLALPPQPKKTPTSVFDYFGSGAVQRSDKKLVASTKRKAPMQDPDDLMNDEQIAKQLQMEEDMELEKQVHEDEEFARTLALLDQEPLAKKARKGSDEKQSHGTSSKKSVTDSVTGSTSSPLKMDRRGSMSEDVISPSPKKSPAPIKASSKLAMMKKKDEEKEGSKSKMNISPTKMKFSPKKEPISSSISEKKFTPKAGTTPTALKASPKKPEGTSTSPDDTEKRKANTSAYRNYLNRDGPRALGSKEIPQGAENCLEGFVFVITGVLESMERDDAKSLIERYGGKVTGNVSKKTTYLVQGRDSGVSKLEKAESLGTKILDEDGLLELIRTKPGKKSKYEIAAEAESKASKTKTPPSQSKFTPKSQKISPSKGNSRSPQTPSPSKTGLAQGHKRPREAATPPGRSSGHTARRELGLSSSSASSSSAPVLSSPSQTGEGASLLWVDKYRPRSLKTVIGQQGDQSCANKLLRWLQNWHKHHSGGASKPAVPKFSKFGGKDDGSGFKAALLSGPPGVGKTTTAALVCEELGYSYVEMNASCTRSKNSLKEVVAESLNNTSIENFYKGTSQTVSNKHVLIMDEVDGMAGNEDRGGIQEMIGLIRNSKIPIICMCNDRNHPKIRSLANYCFDLRFQRPRVEQIKGAMMSIAFKEGIKIPPPALNEIILASNQDVRQVIHNLSMWSAKDKVMTYDQCKSDAASARKDMKLGPFDVCRKVFVSGEETAHMSLIDKSDLFFHDYSLAPLFVQENYLHVRPAAAGDLKSHLVLLSKTADSISDGDLVDRRIRSGQNWSLLPTQAIYASVLPGELMRGYMSQFPSFPSWLGKNSSTNKHSRIVQELASHMSLKTLSSRQAVNLDYLHYLRQALLSPLQKHGAEGAGEAVQLLDDYQLIREDVDSIMEISVWGGQPDPYSKLDSKVKAAFTRAYNKEVHLTPYSLQAVKKGRRGGGVEAELGGEGGDNEVYESEDEGVKADAMIKQKKAKPSKEPKKEKTEASGKGKGKGKGKTKK; this is translated from the exons ATG GACATCAGGCGGTTTTTTGCACCGACATCAGCTAAGCCTGCGGTGCAGAAACCAGCCCCAAATGGAAACGTCAAaacagaggagaagaagaagaggaatccTCCGTCTTCTTCTGACGAGgaggtgaaaaagaaaaagaaagagaccaCCAAG GTCTCCAAATCAGAGGAGAAACGCAAAGATACTGAGAAAAAACGGAAGAAACATGCCGTCATAGATTCAG ATTCAGAGGATGAGAAGCCAGTGATTAAGTCAAAGAAATCTCCTAAGGAGAAACCAATGCCGAGCAAAGCAGATCCACCTCCTAAAAAAGATCCTGTGCAGTACGTCTCTGAAACAG ATTCAGACAGTGACAACTTTCAGTCTTTGAAGAAAGTTTCCAAACCCAAGCAGAATGGCACTTCCAAACCGGCTAAGACAGATACAGAGAGTTCTCATTCAGGAACCAAACAGGGCGTCAAGTCTCCAGTGAAGCCCTCCACACAGGGGAAGTCTGGCCTGACGTCCCCTGTCACCCCAAAATTAGCCCTCCCTCCTCagcccaaaaaaacccccacctCAGTGTTTGACTACTTTGGCAGTGGGGCTGTTCAGCGCTCAGATAAAAAACTGGTAGCCAGCACCAAACGGAAAGCT CCAATGCAGGACCCAGATGATCTGATGAATGATGAGCAAATCGCCAAACAGCTGCAGATGGAGGAGGACATGGAG TTGGAAAAGCAGGTCCATGAGGATGAGGAGTTTGCCAGGACGCTGGCTCTGCTGGATCAGGAACCACTGgctaaaaag GCTCGAAAAGGCTCTGACGAGAAACAAAGCCATGGCACGTCTTCCAAAAAGAGTGTCACAGACTCTGTTACTGGCAGCACGAGCAGCCCGTTGAAGATGGACCGAAGAGGTAGCATGTCTGAGGATGTGATTAGTCCATCTCCTAAGAAGAGCCCGGCTCCCATTAAAGCCAGTTCCAAGCTCGCCATGATGAAGAAAAAGGATGAAGAGAAGGAAGGATCCAAGAGCAAAatgaatatttcacctacaaaaatgaaattttctcccAAAAAGGAGCCCATCAGTTCATCCATTTCAGAAAAGAAGTTCACACCCAAAGCTGGAACCACACCCACTGCACTTAAAGCATCTCCTAAGAAACCAGAG GGCACAAGCACAAGTCCAGATGACACAGAGAAGAGAAAGGCCAACACCTCGGCTTACAGGAACTACCTCAACAGAGATGGTCCACGGGCTCTGGGCTCTAAGGAAATCCCACAG GGTGCAGAGAACTGTTTGGAGGGTTTTGTGTTTGTCATAACGGGGGTCCTGGAGTCAATGGAGAGGGATGACGCCAAATCCCTCATTGAGCGATATGGAGGCAAGGTGACTGGTAACGTCAGCAAAAAGACCACATACCTGGTCCAGGGCAGAGACAGCGGAGTGTCAAAACTGGAGAAG GCTGAGAGTCTCGGTACCAAGATACTGGATGAAGATGGTTTGCTGGAGCTTATCAGAACAAAACCAGGAAAGAAGTCCAAGTACGAGATTGCAGCAGAGGCTGAG agcaAAGCTTCAAAGACTAAAACTCCCCCGAGCCAGTCAAAGTTCACTCCCAAATCCCAGAAGATCTCTCCCTCCAAGGGTAACTCAAGGTCCCCCCAGACCCCGAGTCCATCTAAGACCGGCCTGGCTCAAGGCCACAAGAGACCACGAGAGGCCGCTACCCCCCCTGGGAGAAGCTCAGGTCACACAGCCAGGAGGGAGCTGGGTCTCTCCTCATCCTCCGCCTCTTCATCTTCAGCTCCAGTACTATCATCCCCCTCACAGACGGGGGAGGGAGCCAGTCTGTTGTGGGTCGACAAGTACCGCCCACGCTCGCTGAAGACTGTGATTGGCCAACAGGGCGACCAGAGCTGTGCCAATAAGCTCCTGCGTTGGCTGCAGAACTGGCACAAACACCACAGTGGCGGCGCATCAAAGCCAGCAG TACCAAAGTTTAGTAAGTTTGGAGGAAAAGACGACGGATCAGGGTTCAAAGCTGCTCTGCTTTCTGGACCTCCGGGGGTGGGGAAGACAACCACTGCTGCCCTGGTCTGTGAG GAGTTAGGCTACAGCTACGTAGAAATGAATGCCAGCTGTACCCGCAGCAAAAACAGCCTGAAGGAAGTCGTTGCAGAGTCGCTCAACAACACAAGCATTGAAAACTTCTACAAAG GCACATCTCAGACAGTGAGCAATAAACATGTCCTCATCATGGATGAAGTAGATGGCATGGCTGGCAATGAGGACCGCGGAGGAATTCAA GAGATGATTGGCCTGATCAGAAATTCAAAGATTCCCATCATTTGCATGTGTAATGATCGTAACCATCCAAAGATTAGGTCCCTGGCCAACTACTGCTTCGATCTGCGTTTCCAGAGGCCTCGAGTGGAGCAGATCAAG GGAGCAATGATGTCTATCGCTTTCAAGGAAGGGATAAAAATTCCTCCTCCAGCTCTAAATGAAATTATTTTGGCGTCCAATCAGGATGTCCGACAG gtgatCCACAACCTTAGCATGTGGTCGGCGAAGGACAAAGTAATGACATACGACCAGTGTAAATCTGATGCAGCCAGCGCCCGCAAGGACATGAAACTGGGTCCGTTTGACGTTTGCAGAAAGGTGTTTGTGTCTGGGGAGGAGACGGCCCACATGAGCCTCATCGACAAGTCTGACCTCTTCTTCCATGACTACTCATTAGCACCTTTGTTTGTCCAAGAGAATTACCTGCATGTTCGCCCTGCGGCTGCTGG TGATCTGAAGTCTCACCTGGTGTTACTCAGCAAGACGGCTGACTCCATCAGTGATGGAGACCTGGTGGACAGACGGATCCGCTCTGGGCAGAACTGGTCTCTGCTGCCCACTCAG GCCATCTATGCCAGTGTTTTGCCGGGTGAACTCATGAGAGGCTACATGAGTCAGTTCCCATCCTTCCCCAGCTGGCTCGGCAAGAACTCTTCCACCAATAAACATTCCCGCATTGTCCAGGAGCTCGCATCACACATGAGCTTAAA GACGTTGAGCAGCAGACAGGCGGTGAACCTGGACTACCTGCACTACCTGCGGCAGGCGCTGCTCAGCCCGCTTCAGAAGCACGGAGCAGAGGGCGCTGGAGAGGCTGTTCAGCTGCTGGACGACTACCAGCTCATCAGGGAGGACGTGGACAGCATCATGGAGATCAGTGTCTGGGGCGGGCAGCCTGACCCCTACTCCAAACTGGACTCCAAG GTTAAGGCAGCGTTCACTCGGGCTTACAACAAAGAGGTTCATCTGACGCCGTATTCTCTACAAGCTGTGAAGAAGGGTCGCCGTGGTGGCGGAGTGGAAGCGGAGCTGGGAGGGGAGGGTGGAGACAATGAAGTTTACGAGTCAGAGGACGAGGGCGTCAAAGCTGATGCCATGATCAAA CAGAAGAAAGCAAAACCATCGAAAGAGCCCAAGAAGGAAAAGACAGAAGCCTCCGGGAAAGGCAAAGGCAAGGGGAAAGGCAAAACTAAGAAATGA
- the rfc1 gene encoding replication factor C subunit 1 isoform X1: MDIRRFFAPTSAKPAVQKPAPNGNVKTEEKKKRNPPSSSDEEVKKKKKETTKVSKSEEKRKDTEKKRKKHAVIDSDSEDEKPVIKSKKSPKEKPMPSKADPPPKKDPVQYVSETDSDSDNFQSLKKVSKPKQNGTSKPAKTDTESSHSGTKQGVKSPVKPSTQGKSGLTSPVTPKLALPPQPKKTPTSVFDYFGSGAVQRSDKKLVASTKRKAPMQDPDDLMNDEQIAKQLQMEEDMELEKQVHEDEEFARTLALLDQEPLAKKARKGSDEKQSHGTSSKKSVTDSVTGSTSSPLKMDRRGSMSEDVISPSPKKSPAPIKASSKLAMMKKKDEEKEGSKSKMNISPTKMKFSPKKEPISSSISEKKFTPKAGTTPTALKASPKKPEGTSTSPDDTEKRKANTSAYRNYLNRDGPRALGSKEIPQGAENCLEGFVFVITGVLESMERDDAKSLIERYGGKVTGNVSKKTTYLVQGRDSGVSKLEKAESLGTKILDEDGLLELIRTKPGKKSKYEIAAEAESKASKTKTPPSQSKFTPKSQKISPSKGNSRSPQTPSPSKTGLAQGHKRPREAATPPGRSSGHTARRELGLSSSSASSSSAPVLSSPSQTGEGASLLWVDKYRPRSLKTVIGQQGDQSCANKLLRWLQNWHKHHSGGASKPAVPKFSKFGGKDDGSGFKAALLSGPPGVGKTTTAALVCEELGYSYVEMNASCTRSKNSLKEVVAESLNNTSIENFYKGTSQTVSNKHVLIMDEVDGMAGNEDRGGIQEMIGLIRNSKIPIICMCNDRNHPKIRSLANYCFDLRFQRPRVEQIKGAMMSIAFKEGIKIPPPALNEIILASNQDVRQVIHNLSMWSAKDKVMTYDQCKSDAASARKDMKLGPFDVCRKVFVSGEETAHMSLIDKSDLFFHDYSLAPLFVQENYLHVRPAAAGSDLKSHLVLLSKTADSISDGDLVDRRIRSGQNWSLLPTQAIYASVLPGELMRGYMSQFPSFPSWLGKNSSTNKHSRIVQELASHMSLKTLSSRQAVNLDYLHYLRQALLSPLQKHGAEGAGEAVQLLDDYQLIREDVDSIMEISVWGGQPDPYSKLDSKVKAAFTRAYNKEVHLTPYSLQAVKKGRRGGGVEAELGGEGGDNEVYESEDEGVKADAMIKQKKAKPSKEPKKEKTEASGKGKGKGKGKTKK; this comes from the exons ATG GACATCAGGCGGTTTTTTGCACCGACATCAGCTAAGCCTGCGGTGCAGAAACCAGCCCCAAATGGAAACGTCAAaacagaggagaagaagaagaggaatccTCCGTCTTCTTCTGACGAGgaggtgaaaaagaaaaagaaagagaccaCCAAG GTCTCCAAATCAGAGGAGAAACGCAAAGATACTGAGAAAAAACGGAAGAAACATGCCGTCATAGATTCAG ATTCAGAGGATGAGAAGCCAGTGATTAAGTCAAAGAAATCTCCTAAGGAGAAACCAATGCCGAGCAAAGCAGATCCACCTCCTAAAAAAGATCCTGTGCAGTACGTCTCTGAAACAG ATTCAGACAGTGACAACTTTCAGTCTTTGAAGAAAGTTTCCAAACCCAAGCAGAATGGCACTTCCAAACCGGCTAAGACAGATACAGAGAGTTCTCATTCAGGAACCAAACAGGGCGTCAAGTCTCCAGTGAAGCCCTCCACACAGGGGAAGTCTGGCCTGACGTCCCCTGTCACCCCAAAATTAGCCCTCCCTCCTCagcccaaaaaaacccccacctCAGTGTTTGACTACTTTGGCAGTGGGGCTGTTCAGCGCTCAGATAAAAAACTGGTAGCCAGCACCAAACGGAAAGCT CCAATGCAGGACCCAGATGATCTGATGAATGATGAGCAAATCGCCAAACAGCTGCAGATGGAGGAGGACATGGAG TTGGAAAAGCAGGTCCATGAGGATGAGGAGTTTGCCAGGACGCTGGCTCTGCTGGATCAGGAACCACTGgctaaaaag GCTCGAAAAGGCTCTGACGAGAAACAAAGCCATGGCACGTCTTCCAAAAAGAGTGTCACAGACTCTGTTACTGGCAGCACGAGCAGCCCGTTGAAGATGGACCGAAGAGGTAGCATGTCTGAGGATGTGATTAGTCCATCTCCTAAGAAGAGCCCGGCTCCCATTAAAGCCAGTTCCAAGCTCGCCATGATGAAGAAAAAGGATGAAGAGAAGGAAGGATCCAAGAGCAAAatgaatatttcacctacaaaaatgaaattttctcccAAAAAGGAGCCCATCAGTTCATCCATTTCAGAAAAGAAGTTCACACCCAAAGCTGGAACCACACCCACTGCACTTAAAGCATCTCCTAAGAAACCAGAG GGCACAAGCACAAGTCCAGATGACACAGAGAAGAGAAAGGCCAACACCTCGGCTTACAGGAACTACCTCAACAGAGATGGTCCACGGGCTCTGGGCTCTAAGGAAATCCCACAG GGTGCAGAGAACTGTTTGGAGGGTTTTGTGTTTGTCATAACGGGGGTCCTGGAGTCAATGGAGAGGGATGACGCCAAATCCCTCATTGAGCGATATGGAGGCAAGGTGACTGGTAACGTCAGCAAAAAGACCACATACCTGGTCCAGGGCAGAGACAGCGGAGTGTCAAAACTGGAGAAG GCTGAGAGTCTCGGTACCAAGATACTGGATGAAGATGGTTTGCTGGAGCTTATCAGAACAAAACCAGGAAAGAAGTCCAAGTACGAGATTGCAGCAGAGGCTGAG agcaAAGCTTCAAAGACTAAAACTCCCCCGAGCCAGTCAAAGTTCACTCCCAAATCCCAGAAGATCTCTCCCTCCAAGGGTAACTCAAGGTCCCCCCAGACCCCGAGTCCATCTAAGACCGGCCTGGCTCAAGGCCACAAGAGACCACGAGAGGCCGCTACCCCCCCTGGGAGAAGCTCAGGTCACACAGCCAGGAGGGAGCTGGGTCTCTCCTCATCCTCCGCCTCTTCATCTTCAGCTCCAGTACTATCATCCCCCTCACAGACGGGGGAGGGAGCCAGTCTGTTGTGGGTCGACAAGTACCGCCCACGCTCGCTGAAGACTGTGATTGGCCAACAGGGCGACCAGAGCTGTGCCAATAAGCTCCTGCGTTGGCTGCAGAACTGGCACAAACACCACAGTGGCGGCGCATCAAAGCCAGCAG TACCAAAGTTTAGTAAGTTTGGAGGAAAAGACGACGGATCAGGGTTCAAAGCTGCTCTGCTTTCTGGACCTCCGGGGGTGGGGAAGACAACCACTGCTGCCCTGGTCTGTGAG GAGTTAGGCTACAGCTACGTAGAAATGAATGCCAGCTGTACCCGCAGCAAAAACAGCCTGAAGGAAGTCGTTGCAGAGTCGCTCAACAACACAAGCATTGAAAACTTCTACAAAG GCACATCTCAGACAGTGAGCAATAAACATGTCCTCATCATGGATGAAGTAGATGGCATGGCTGGCAATGAGGACCGCGGAGGAATTCAA GAGATGATTGGCCTGATCAGAAATTCAAAGATTCCCATCATTTGCATGTGTAATGATCGTAACCATCCAAAGATTAGGTCCCTGGCCAACTACTGCTTCGATCTGCGTTTCCAGAGGCCTCGAGTGGAGCAGATCAAG GGAGCAATGATGTCTATCGCTTTCAAGGAAGGGATAAAAATTCCTCCTCCAGCTCTAAATGAAATTATTTTGGCGTCCAATCAGGATGTCCGACAG gtgatCCACAACCTTAGCATGTGGTCGGCGAAGGACAAAGTAATGACATACGACCAGTGTAAATCTGATGCAGCCAGCGCCCGCAAGGACATGAAACTGGGTCCGTTTGACGTTTGCAGAAAGGTGTTTGTGTCTGGGGAGGAGACGGCCCACATGAGCCTCATCGACAAGTCTGACCTCTTCTTCCATGACTACTCATTAGCACCTTTGTTTGTCCAAGAGAATTACCTGCATGTTCGCCCTGCGGCTGCTGG TAGTGATCTGAAGTCTCACCTGGTGTTACTCAGCAAGACGGCTGACTCCATCAGTGATGGAGACCTGGTGGACAGACGGATCCGCTCTGGGCAGAACTGGTCTCTGCTGCCCACTCAG GCCATCTATGCCAGTGTTTTGCCGGGTGAACTCATGAGAGGCTACATGAGTCAGTTCCCATCCTTCCCCAGCTGGCTCGGCAAGAACTCTTCCACCAATAAACATTCCCGCATTGTCCAGGAGCTCGCATCACACATGAGCTTAAA GACGTTGAGCAGCAGACAGGCGGTGAACCTGGACTACCTGCACTACCTGCGGCAGGCGCTGCTCAGCCCGCTTCAGAAGCACGGAGCAGAGGGCGCTGGAGAGGCTGTTCAGCTGCTGGACGACTACCAGCTCATCAGGGAGGACGTGGACAGCATCATGGAGATCAGTGTCTGGGGCGGGCAGCCTGACCCCTACTCCAAACTGGACTCCAAG GTTAAGGCAGCGTTCACTCGGGCTTACAACAAAGAGGTTCATCTGACGCCGTATTCTCTACAAGCTGTGAAGAAGGGTCGCCGTGGTGGCGGAGTGGAAGCGGAGCTGGGAGGGGAGGGTGGAGACAATGAAGTTTACGAGTCAGAGGACGAGGGCGTCAAAGCTGATGCCATGATCAAA CAGAAGAAAGCAAAACCATCGAAAGAGCCCAAGAAGGAAAAGACAGAAGCCTCCGGGAAAGGCAAAGGCAAGGGGAAAGGCAAAACTAAGAAATGA